A section of the Deltaproteobacteria bacterium genome encodes:
- a CDS encoding aconitate hydratase, protein MASKIETTPEMVKNVYAKSRERIKTIRSRLNRPLTLAEKIVFGHLDDPQGQELSRGKSFLLLRPDRVAMQDATAQMAMLQFMLAGKDEAAVPSTVHCDHLIQAHIDGMTDLNTANKENKEVYDFLATASSRYNIGFWKPGAGIIHQVVLENYAFPGGLMIGTDSHTPNAGGLGMVAVGVGGADASDVMAGLSWEVKNPEIIGVHLKGKMNGWTSAKDVILKLCGLLTTKGGTDKIVEYFGEGCQSISATGKGTITNMGAELGATCSVFPFDSRMGDYLKSTNRADLAKLAEENKDILSADSEVVASPAKFYDQVIEIDLSTLEPHLVGPHSPDIAHPVSKMAAHAKENGWGTNLSAALIGSCTNSSYEDIGRAAFVARQALEAGMKMPQQFIVTPGSEQIKKTIERDGLLKTFNDVGATMMSNSCGPCIGQWKRNDMKDGTANTIVTSFNRNFRGRQDSNPETLAFIGSPEMVMALGIAGRLDFNPMTDELTAPNGKKIKLQPPVADDLPKKGFVPDPDGYQAPAGKSASVVVSPTSDRLQLLEPFNKWDGKDEIPECLVLTKAKGKCTTDHISPAGKWLKYRGHLDNISNNMLLGAVNAFTGTPGKGKNVLTGEKDLEFAQVARAYKAKGMKWVVVGDENYGEGSSREHAAMSPRLLGCVAVITKSFARIHETNLKKQGALPLNFASPADYDKVREDDRVTIKGLKTFAPGKNLQAVLKHSDGTSETIELKHSFNTEQIKWFEAGSALNKLRA, encoded by the coding sequence ATGGCCAGCAAAATCGAAACGACTCCTGAGATGGTTAAAAATGTTTACGCAAAGTCGCGTGAACGGATAAAAACAATTCGCTCTCGTCTCAATCGCCCGCTGACCTTGGCGGAAAAAATCGTCTTTGGACATTTGGACGATCCGCAAGGACAAGAGTTAAGTCGCGGGAAAAGCTTTTTACTTTTGCGACCGGATCGAGTCGCGATGCAGGACGCCACGGCGCAAATGGCAATGTTGCAGTTTATGCTTGCTGGAAAAGATGAAGCGGCCGTCCCATCGACGGTTCATTGTGATCATTTGATCCAGGCGCACATCGACGGCATGACCGACCTCAATACAGCCAACAAAGAAAACAAAGAGGTCTACGATTTCTTAGCGACAGCAAGTTCGCGCTACAACATCGGCTTTTGGAAACCAGGAGCGGGAATCATTCACCAAGTTGTTTTAGAAAACTACGCTTTCCCAGGTGGACTGATGATCGGGACTGATTCGCACACGCCAAATGCGGGTGGCTTGGGCATGGTCGCAGTCGGAGTTGGTGGTGCCGACGCTTCTGACGTGATGGCTGGACTTTCGTGGGAAGTAAAAAACCCAGAAATCATCGGTGTTCATTTGAAGGGAAAAATGAACGGCTGGACGTCGGCAAAAGACGTGATCTTGAAACTTTGTGGCTTGCTGACCACTAAAGGTGGCACAGACAAAATCGTCGAGTATTTCGGCGAAGGATGTCAGTCGATCTCGGCCACAGGTAAAGGCACGATCACGAACATGGGTGCAGAGCTTGGCGCCACTTGTTCCGTCTTTCCTTTTGATTCGCGAATGGGGGATTACTTGAAATCCACAAATCGCGCCGATCTCGCAAAGCTTGCTGAAGAAAACAAAGACATTCTCTCGGCTGATAGCGAAGTTGTTGCGAGCCCTGCCAAATTCTATGATCAAGTAATTGAAATCGATCTTTCGACGCTTGAGCCACATCTGGTTGGTCCCCATTCACCAGACATTGCTCACCCCGTTTCCAAAATGGCAGCACACGCAAAAGAGAACGGCTGGGGAACAAATCTATCGGCGGCGCTAATTGGTTCTTGTACGAATTCGTCTTACGAAGACATTGGTCGCGCCGCATTTGTTGCGCGCCAAGCTTTAGAGGCGGGAATGAAAATGCCTCAACAGTTCATCGTCACGCCTGGCTCAGAGCAAATCAAAAAAACTATCGAACGCGATGGACTTTTGAAGACGTTCAATGATGTCGGAGCGACAATGATGTCGAATTCCTGCGGCCCTTGCATTGGCCAATGGAAACGAAACGACATGAAGGATGGTACTGCGAACACGATCGTGACCTCCTTCAATCGCAATTTCCGCGGTCGTCAGGATAGCAATCCCGAAACGCTTGCTTTCATTGGCTCGCCGGAAATGGTGATGGCGTTGGGAATCGCTGGTCGTTTGGACTTCAATCCTATGACTGACGAATTGACTGCGCCAAACGGAAAGAAGATTAAACTTCAACCGCCAGTCGCAGATGATCTACCGAAAAAAGGTTTTGTCCCAGATCCAGATGGCTACCAAGCTCCGGCAGGAAAAAGTGCTTCGGTCGTCGTATCGCCGACGTCCGATCGTTTGCAACTCCTTGAGCCCTTCAATAAATGGGATGGCAAAGATGAAATTCCTGAGTGCTTGGTTTTAACGAAAGCAAAAGGCAAGTGCACAACGGATCACATTAGCCCGGCAGGTAAGTGGCTGAAGTACCGTGGACACTTGGACAATATTTCCAACAACATGCTTCTCGGTGCGGTGAATGCGTTCACCGGCACGCCGGGCAAAGGTAAAAACGTTTTAACCGGCGAAAAAGATCTTGAGTTTGCTCAGGTCGCACGAGCCTATAAAGCTAAGGGCATGAAATGGGTTGTCGTTGGCGACGAAAACTACGGAGAAGGCTCAAGTCGTGAACATGCGGCGATGTCGCCACGGCTTTTGGGATGTGTTGCAGTGATCACAAAATCCTTTGCTCGCATCCACGAAACCAACCTGAAAAAGCAAGGGGCTCTCCCGCTCAACTTTGCGAGCCCCGCTGACTACGACAAAGTCCGTGAAGACGACCGCGTGACCATCAAGGGTCTCAAAACATTTGCTCCAGGCAAAAATCTGCAAGCGGTTTTGAAACACTCGGATGGGACCTCGGAAACAATCGAACTAAAACACTCTTTCAATACCGAGCAAATCAAGTGGTTCGAAGCCGGCAGCGCCCTCAACAAGCTAAGGGCCTAG